The Opitutales bacterium ASA1 genome window below encodes:
- a CDS encoding DUF899 domain-containing protein has protein sequence MDTTIATPHHPKTVSREEWLAARLELLRREKEWTRRGDALTAEARNLPWVRVETPYVFETREGTRTLGDLFAGRSQLAVYHFMFAPDWDEGCRSCSMIADQLDRAAPHVAARDVTLVLASRAPLATFEPFRARMGWTLPWVSTHGSTFNVDFGVTFPDFDEAHPKREYNFGTAVPFAAETGGLSVFARDASDGAVYHTYSTYGRGGEPMMVPYFLLDRVPRGRHEEGLPWPTAWLRHRDRYGLE, from the coding sequence ATGGATACGACCATCGCCACACCCCACCACCCGAAGACCGTCTCACGCGAGGAATGGCTCGCGGCGCGCCTCGAACTCCTTCGGCGCGAGAAGGAGTGGACGCGCCGAGGTGACGCCCTCACGGCCGAGGCGCGCAATCTCCCGTGGGTGCGGGTCGAGACGCCCTACGTATTCGAAACCCGCGAGGGCACGCGCACGCTCGGCGATCTCTTCGCCGGGCGCAGCCAACTCGCGGTCTACCACTTCATGTTCGCACCCGACTGGGACGAAGGCTGCCGCTCGTGTTCGATGATCGCCGACCAACTGGATCGAGCCGCCCCGCACGTCGCCGCGCGCGACGTCACGCTCGTCCTGGCATCGCGTGCGCCGCTCGCGACCTTCGAGCCGTTTCGTGCCCGCATGGGGTGGACGCTCCCGTGGGTGTCGACGCACGGCAGCACCTTCAACGTGGACTTCGGCGTCACGTTTCCCGACTTCGACGAGGCGCATCCGAAACGTGAATACAACTTCGGTACCGCCGTGCCCTTCGCCGCCGAGACGGGGGGCCTGAGCGTGTTCGCGCGCGACGCCTCCGACGGCGCTGTCTACCACACCTACTCGACCTACGGGCGCGGTGGAGAGCCGATGATGGTGCCTTACTTCCTTCTCGATCGTGTGCCGCGCGGTCGCCACGAGGAAGGTCTTCCGTGGCCGACGGCGTGGCTCCGGCATCGCGACCGTTACGGCCTCGAGTGA
- a CDS encoding SMP-30/gluconolactonase/LRE family protein, with protein sequence MHLPRLTGLLVGFFVVSFHSASAAVGRFAQAADVGAPAIVGSTSYDPSVQHYRMSAGGTNMWGTTDQFHFAWNVMKGDFIVRARVEWIGQGVDPHRKAGWIARRSLDHDSAYVDACVHGGDGLTSLQYRREQGAETEQIVLPLTGGDVVQLERRGDSWTFSSARYGETFVSETLTGLDLGEEPLVGLFLCSHNAEVKEEAIFKDVRIIRPPKAGYVPYRDFIGAHLEILNVHTGKLEIVHSSPVQFEAPNWKPDGRTLILNISGQGPDRGKLKTFDLVTKEIADLYTGTIGRNNNDHVLTFDGTMLGVSIHTPGEDEGRSVVYKLPSTGGEPVRVTPRSPSYFHGWSPDAQWLVYTGGRKETPDATSDKYDIYKISADGGEEIRLTREGTLSDGPEFTPDGQWIYYNSTRSGLMQIWRMRPDGSDQRQVTDDAFNNWFPHVSPDGKWIVFLSYGQDVRPEEHPYYKHCYIRLMPIEGGPARVVAYVFGGQGTINVPSWSPDSTRIAFVSNSDGV encoded by the coding sequence ATGCACTTACCCCGGCTCACCGGCCTTCTGGTCGGTTTCTTCGTCGTCTCGTTCCATTCCGCCTCGGCCGCCGTCGGTCGATTCGCCCAAGCTGCCGACGTAGGTGCACCTGCGATCGTCGGCTCGACCTCCTACGACCCGAGCGTGCAGCATTACCGCATGAGCGCTGGAGGCACGAATATGTGGGGCACCACCGACCAGTTTCACTTCGCGTGGAACGTCATGAAGGGCGACTTCATCGTCCGCGCGCGCGTCGAGTGGATCGGGCAGGGGGTCGATCCGCATCGCAAGGCCGGTTGGATCGCGCGCCGTTCTCTCGACCACGACTCGGCTTACGTCGACGCCTGCGTCCATGGGGGCGACGGCCTCACCTCGCTCCAATACCGGCGCGAGCAAGGTGCGGAAACCGAGCAGATCGTCCTCCCGCTCACCGGCGGCGACGTCGTCCAGCTCGAGCGGCGCGGCGACTCGTGGACGTTCTCCTCCGCACGCTACGGCGAGACGTTCGTTTCCGAAACGCTCACCGGTCTCGACCTCGGCGAGGAGCCGCTCGTCGGCCTGTTCCTCTGCTCGCACAACGCGGAAGTGAAAGAGGAGGCGATCTTCAAGGACGTGCGTATCATCCGTCCGCCCAAGGCCGGCTACGTGCCTTACCGCGACTTCATCGGTGCCCACCTCGAGATCCTCAATGTCCACACCGGCAAGCTCGAGATCGTCCACAGCTCGCCCGTGCAATTCGAGGCCCCCAACTGGAAACCCGACGGCCGCACCCTCATCCTCAACATCAGCGGCCAAGGCCCCGATCGTGGAAAACTGAAGACCTTCGATCTCGTCACCAAGGAGATCGCCGACCTCTACACCGGCACGATCGGTCGCAACAACAACGACCACGTCCTCACCTTCGACGGCACGATGCTCGGCGTCAGCATCCACACGCCCGGTGAAGACGAGGGCCGTTCCGTCGTCTACAAGCTTCCATCCACCGGCGGCGAACCCGTGCGCGTTACGCCCAGGTCGCCGTCGTACTTCCACGGCTGGTCGCCCGACGCCCAATGGCTCGTCTACACGGGCGGCCGCAAAGAGACGCCCGACGCCACGTCCGACAAATACGACATCTACAAAATATCCGCCGACGGCGGGGAAGAGATCCGCCTCACTCGCGAGGGGACGTTGAGCGACGGCCCGGAGTTCACGCCCGACGGACAGTGGATCTACTACAACTCCACCCGCAGCGGCCTCATGCAGATCTGGCGCATGCGCCCCGACGGCTCCGACCAGCGACAAGTCACCGACGACGCCTTCAACAACTGGTTCCCGCACGTCTCCCCCGACGGCAAATGGATCGTCTTCCTCTCCTACGGACAGGACGTCCGCCCCGAAGAGCACCCTTACTACAAGCACTGTTACATCCGCCTCATGCCCATCGAGGGCGGCCCCGCCCGCGTCGTCGCCTACGTCTTCGGCGGCCAAGGCACGATCAACGTCCCCTCGTGGTCCCCCGACAGCACCCGCATCGCCTTCGTGAGCAACAGCGACGGGGTGTAG
- a CDS encoding mechanosensitive ion channel family protein produces the protein MRGVLLVLAAAAAVATGAFGAAAGDVSEGSAAAETAPAAQPAPQTETANGVFAEGMQWLSGLMRMEVGDNSTRQILASFLVLLVSFVLRKAVLVFVFSALRKVTTRTRWRYDDKFVASMESPVSAFVLVIGIFLALTTLTLPALVDLFVLRAFQAATMTVLFWALLRFVDLLADVMADAARERDMAVYHFIPLLKKAVRVFLVMIAAVLVIQNLGYSVGSLLTGLGIGGLAVALAAQESLGNFFGSVSIAADRPFKVGDWIQVGDKIDGDVEEVGLRSTKVRTWAKSQLNIPNKVLANEIIENWSRMPKRRVKQVVGVTYETSAEDMDGLVQDIRRLLREDEGVHQEFILVNFTDFGASSLDVLVYYFTTSTKWLEHMDVRQRINLKIMRAVKARGLSIAFPTRTLYFEGDIARRLADRSESASGGEA, from the coding sequence GTGCGCGGGGTGCTCTTGGTTCTCGCGGCGGCGGCCGCCGTCGCCACCGGAGCGTTCGGAGCCGCGGCAGGCGATGTCTCCGAAGGCTCGGCCGCTGCCGAGACCGCACCCGCAGCCCAACCCGCGCCGCAGACCGAGACCGCCAACGGAGTCTTCGCCGAAGGCATGCAGTGGTTGTCGGGGCTGATGCGGATGGAGGTCGGCGACAACTCCACGCGGCAGATCCTCGCGTCGTTTCTCGTGCTCCTCGTCTCGTTCGTCCTGCGCAAGGCGGTACTAGTCTTCGTCTTCTCCGCGCTGCGCAAGGTCACGACGCGGACCCGCTGGCGCTACGACGACAAGTTCGTCGCGTCGATGGAAAGTCCCGTCTCCGCCTTCGTCTTGGTGATCGGCATCTTCCTCGCGCTGACGACCCTCACCCTTCCCGCATTGGTCGACCTGTTCGTGTTGAGGGCGTTTCAGGCGGCGACGATGACGGTGTTGTTTTGGGCGCTGCTGCGCTTCGTCGATCTCCTCGCCGACGTCATGGCCGATGCGGCGCGCGAACGCGACATGGCGGTGTACCACTTCATCCCGCTGCTGAAGAAAGCGGTGCGCGTGTTTCTCGTGATGATCGCCGCCGTCTTGGTGATCCAGAATCTCGGCTATTCGGTGGGGTCGCTGCTGACCGGTCTGGGCATCGGTGGCCTCGCCGTCGCGCTCGCCGCACAGGAGTCGCTCGGCAATTTCTTCGGCTCGGTGTCGATCGCCGCGGATCGCCCCTTCAAGGTCGGCGATTGGATCCAGGTAGGAGACAAGATCGACGGGGACGTCGAAGAAGTGGGCCTGCGCTCCACCAAAGTGCGCACGTGGGCGAAGTCGCAGTTGAACATCCCCAACAAGGTGCTCGCCAACGAGATCATCGAAAACTGGTCGCGCATGCCGAAGCGGCGCGTGAAGCAGGTCGTCGGCGTCACCTACGAGACGAGCGCCGAGGACATGGACGGGCTCGTGCAGGACATCCGCCGTCTGCTGCGCGAGGACGAAGGCGTGCACCAAGAGTTCATCCTCGTGAACTTCACCGACTTCGGGGCGAGTTCGCTGGACGTGCTCGTCTACTACTTCACGACCTCCACGAAGTGGCTGGAGCACATGGACGTGCGGCAACGGATCAATCTGAAGATCATGCGCGCCGTGAAGGCCCGCGGCCTCTCGATCGCCTTCCCCACCCGCACGCTCTACTTCGAAGGCGACATCGCCCGACGCCTCGCCGACCGGAGCGAAAGCGCGAGCGGCGGCGAGGCGTAG
- a CDS encoding VOC family protein, with protein sequence MNTHMNPVGWFEIYVQDLERAKAFYEATFAVKLEAIAGPAVAMLAFPTDPRSPGCGGALVKFAGKTSGDGGTVVYFSCDDCAVEAARALANGGRVCKEKFSIGPHGFIALVFDTEDNLIGLHSTR encoded by the coding sequence ATGAACACCCACATGAACCCCGTCGGTTGGTTCGAGATCTACGTGCAGGATCTGGAGCGCGCGAAAGCGTTCTACGAAGCCACGTTCGCGGTGAAGCTGGAGGCGATCGCGGGTCCGGCGGTCGCGATGCTCGCGTTTCCCACCGACCCACGAAGTCCCGGCTGCGGAGGCGCGCTCGTGAAATTCGCCGGGAAGACCTCCGGCGACGGAGGCACGGTGGTCTACTTCTCGTGCGACGATTGCGCCGTCGAGGCGGCGCGCGCGCTCGCGAACGGCGGTCGGGTGTGCAAGGAGAAGTTCTCGATCGGACCGCACGGCTTCATCGCCCTCGTGTTCGACACGGAAGACAACCTAATCGGTCTGCACTCCACCCGGTGA
- a CDS encoding GFA family protein — MHPIHGSCLCGKVAFEVTGAPLVFLYCHCRSCRKSSGSVHAANLAFPEDAFRWTRGEDLVAKFVDTEENPGFPRCFCSQCGSPVPKTSRNGKFRVVPSGCLDADPGLRPQANIFWAEHAPWYLSADGLPKHDGHVVR; from the coding sequence ATGCATCCGATCCACGGTTCTTGTCTGTGCGGGAAGGTCGCCTTCGAGGTGACCGGAGCTCCCCTCGTGTTTCTCTACTGCCATTGCCGCTCGTGCCGCAAGTCGAGCGGCTCGGTGCATGCCGCCAATCTGGCGTTTCCCGAGGACGCCTTCCGGTGGACGCGCGGCGAGGACCTCGTGGCGAAGTTCGTCGACACCGAGGAAAACCCGGGATTCCCCCGCTGCTTCTGCTCGCAGTGTGGTTCCCCGGTGCCGAAGACGAGTCGCAACGGCAAGTTCCGCGTCGTGCCGAGCGGATGTCTCGACGCCGATCCCGGGCTACGCCCACAGGCCAACATCTTCTGGGCCGAGCACGCCCCGTGGTATCTCTCCGCCGACGGACTCCCGAAACACGACGGACACGTCGTGCGCTGA
- a CDS encoding type II CAAX endopeptidase family protein: MRPEDPTPVPSRLSPRVVLAGLAIAYSPSWLNRVVAWTGVDWDWLRGPPSVLVWNWLAVGAVFAFIYGIERRDARSLRLVKPNGKDIQWAVFFWGIGTGVSGAVQAWLPSPPSDGLTTMLALPIPTLVLLILTTATTEEILFRGHAIERLRELTGHVGLAALVSLVLFVLPHVFFFGPYWLAYQGVNVVLIYVLYLWRRNLWACMLMHVLGNAMILVPALGLA; encoded by the coding sequence ATGCGCCCCGAAGATCCGACGCCGGTACCCTCGCGCCTCTCGCCGCGGGTCGTCCTTGCCGGACTCGCCATCGCCTACAGTCCCTCCTGGCTCAATCGTGTCGTTGCTTGGACGGGAGTGGACTGGGATTGGCTCCGAGGTCCGCCGTCGGTCCTCGTCTGGAACTGGTTGGCGGTCGGGGCCGTGTTCGCGTTCATCTACGGAATCGAGCGTCGAGACGCGCGTTCGCTACGGTTGGTCAAACCGAACGGGAAGGACATTCAGTGGGCCGTCTTCTTCTGGGGAATCGGTACGGGTGTATCCGGAGCGGTGCAGGCGTGGCTCCCGTCGCCGCCATCGGACGGCCTGACGACGATGCTGGCATTGCCGATACCCACGCTCGTCTTGCTGATTCTCACCACGGCGACGACCGAGGAGATCTTGTTTCGGGGCCACGCGATCGAGCGATTGCGCGAACTGACCGGGCACGTCGGACTCGCGGCTCTCGTGAGTCTCGTGCTGTTCGTCCTGCCTCACGTCTTCTTCTTCGGCCCCTATTGGTTGGCGTATCAGGGGGTGAACGTGGTGTTGATCTACGTGTTGTATCTGTGGCGTCGCAACCTCTGGGCCTGCATGCTGATGCACGTCCTCGGCAACGCGATGATACTGGTGCCGGCGCTGGGTTTGGCGTAG